The DNA segment AAGCTCCATGCACGCAGGCGCTCCGACGCCAACGTCCCGAAACGGTGGACGGTCTACCTATATAGACCGCGAGGGCACCGACTATTTCCGTTGTGTATGCCAGACGCCGCTTCCAGCGGACGAAGGATCGCCAGCGCACCGAGCGTTGCGGCTCAGCCGCCGCGTTTCGTGCCTTACGCCGGTCGCATCCATATACAATCACGCCCATGCAATACATCCATGTCGTCAACGGCGACGTAGCGGGCAACACGCTACGGCAAGCCCTCGCTCAGGCCGCCAGGCCCGACCCGGTCGTCGTGCTTCGCGACGATCTCGCCGTCGGGCCGCTGGCCGATGTCGATAGCAGCGGGCTCATCCGCTCTGGTTTCTGGCAGCGCGTGGCGCCGCACAGCGACATCGACTTCGCCGCGGAAATGCATCAGGCGCTGGACCAGCTGCATGGCCTGCGCAAGGATGAGCTGGAGGTTGCCATCTGGCATGGCCAGAGCGCTTCCGACCAGTTGATGCTGCGCCGGGTGGTGTTCCACCTCTACCAGTCGCCCCAGCGCATCAATGAAGTGGCCATGGACCTGCGCGAGCTGGAAGCGCCCGCGCGCGGCAACCTGGCCGCTATCGGCATGTATCCCGCGGCCCGGCTGGCGCGGCGCTTCTCCACCATCGCCCCGGTCTCGGTGCTGCGCCTGGGCCGGCTGGGCTATGAGTGGCAGCAGAACGTCAAGGAAAACGCCGACGTGCGCCTGTGGAAGGGCAATACGCTGGTGCCCGCGGCTTACCACACGGTCGATGAAGTGATCCTGGAGCGCGCCCCGCTGGAATGGGCGCCGGCCGCGCAAGTGGTGGGCGGCGTGATGGGCGCCATCGAAGGCCTGCTGGCCAGCGACTGGTTTGTGTTCTGGCGCTGCCGCGAGCTGATCGGCGCCGGCCAGCTGGTGCTGCGCGGCAACGCCGAATCGCTGCAGACCTGCGAGCTGCGCCGCAACCTGTCCGCCGGCGGCGAGTAAAAAGAAAAAAGAGAAGGTCTCCATGGCCCGTACCAAGGCACCCGATTTCGAGGCGCAGCGCGAGCAGATCCTGGACCTGGCTGCCGCCGCCTTTGCCGCCAGCAGCTACCCCAGCACCTCGATGGCCGACCTGGCTGCCGCCTGCGGCACCTCCAAGGCCCGGCTGTACCACTATTACGAGAGCAAGGAGGCGATCCTGTTCGACCTGCTCGACCGCTATACGCGCCGGCTGATGCTGATCGTGACCGAGGTCGAGGCGGAAGCGGAACGCCAGGGACGCAGCGAGCTGGATAGCTTCTCCAACCTGATCCGGGCCTTCCTGGCCGAGTACGAGACCTCGCAGACCCGGCATGTCGCCCTGATCAACGACGTCAAGTTCCTCGCCGAGGAGCAGCGCGACCAGATCCTCAAGCGCGAGCGCGATGTGGTAGCCGCCTTCTCCCGCCAGTTGCGCCGGGCCTATCCCGAGCGCGTCACCCGCGACAACCAGGCCGCGCTGACGATGACGGTGTTCGGCATGATCAACTGGACCTTCACCTGGCTCAAGCCGGGCGGCAAGCTGTCGTACGCGGAGTTCGCCGAGATGGTGATCGACCTGCTGGCGGGCGGGCTGCCTGGCGCCCGCGCAGAACCCGCGGCGCGGCTGCGCGGTGTCGAGTAACACATATTCATAGGCAATGCCGGCGCCATTGCAGCGCCGGCGCGGCACCTCAGGACCAGTCTTCCTCTTCCCGCTGGCGGCGCTGATCGCGGTCCTGGCGGAACATCTCCTCCAGCTCGTCGCGCGCCTGGCGCGCCAGCGAGACCAGCTTCTTCTGGTCCGTGTAGTGCGGGTAGAAGCGCTCGATCGCCGCGATGTTATGCCGGCGAAAGCGCAGCGCGACCGAGCGTGCCTGCACGGGATCGTAGCCCAGCCCCTCCAGCACGCGACGGCCCAGCAACAGCGAGCCCTCGAACACTTCGCGCTCGAACAGATGCACGCCGCGGTCCTTGAGCTGGTAGACGTGCGACACATGGCGCGCCCGCGCGTAGATCTGCAGGTGTGGGAAACGCGCTCGCACGCTGTCGATCAGCGCGAGGCTGTCCTCCATGCCATCAATCGCCACCACCAGGATGCGGGC comes from the Cupriavidus basilensis genome and includes:
- a CDS encoding TetR/AcrR family transcriptional regulator, producing MARTKAPDFEAQREQILDLAAAAFAASSYPSTSMADLAAACGTSKARLYHYYESKEAILFDLLDRYTRRLMLIVTEVEAEAERQGRSELDSFSNLIRAFLAEYETSQTRHVALINDVKFLAEEQRDQILKRERDVVAAFSRQLRRAYPERVTRDNQAALTMTVFGMINWTFTWLKPGGKLSYAEFAEMVIDLLAGGLPGARAEPAARLRGVE
- a CDS encoding DUF1835 domain-containing protein; protein product: MQYIHVVNGDVAGNTLRQALAQAARPDPVVVLRDDLAVGPLADVDSSGLIRSGFWQRVAPHSDIDFAAEMHQALDQLHGLRKDELEVAIWHGQSASDQLMLRRVVFHLYQSPQRINEVAMDLRELEAPARGNLAAIGMYPAARLARRFSTIAPVSVLRLGRLGYEWQQNVKENADVRLWKGNTLVPAAYHTVDEVILERAPLEWAPAAQVVGGVMGAIEGLLASDWFVFWRCRELIGAGQLVLRGNAESLQTCELRRNLSAGGE